One window from the genome of Paracoccus marcusii encodes:
- a CDS encoding GH25 family lysozyme yields the protein MKFLTKLLLGLAVVTFAVSCGRTPPRGQAPGGYQVAPGPGANPQLGDRAPHQWRNGAPYGHAVHGIDISRWQGDIDWNRVRGAGISFAFIKATEGGDHADPNFRRYWYEAAQARIPRGAYHFYYFCRSGAENAYWYIQNVPREAGSLPPVLDMEWTNSRNCPRRPPAAEVLREAEVFMQIVGRHYGQRPIIYTTVDFYRENQMGRMNAEFWLRSVADHPSVTYPGQRWTFWQYTGTGIVPGIRGDTDINAFAGSAADWARWLQARLVR from the coding sequence ATGAAATTTCTGACAAAGCTGTTGCTGGGGTTGGCGGTGGTGACATTCGCCGTCTCCTGCGGACGGACGCCGCCGCGGGGGCAGGCGCCTGGCGGCTACCAGGTCGCGCCCGGACCCGGGGCGAACCCGCAGCTGGGCGACCGCGCGCCGCACCAGTGGCGCAACGGCGCGCCCTATGGGCATGCGGTGCACGGCATCGACATCTCGCGCTGGCAGGGGGACATCGACTGGAACCGGGTGCGCGGCGCGGGCATCAGCTTCGCCTTCATCAAGGCGACCGAGGGGGGCGATCACGCCGACCCGAACTTCCGCCGCTACTGGTACGAGGCCGCGCAGGCCCGGATCCCGCGGGGCGCCTATCATTTCTACTATTTCTGCCGCTCGGGCGCCGAGAACGCCTATTGGTACATCCAAAACGTCCCGCGCGAGGCCGGATCGCTGCCGCCCGTCCTGGACATGGAATGGACCAATTCGCGCAACTGTCCCCGCCGCCCCCCGGCTGCCGAGGTTCTGCGCGAGGCCGAGGTGTTCATGCAGATCGTCGGCCGCCATTACGGCCAGCGCCCGATCATCTACACCACCGTCGATTTCTATCGCGAGAACCAGATGGGCCGCATGAACGCCGAGTTCTGGCTGCGCTCGGTCGCGGATCATCCCAGTGTCACCTATCCGGGCCAGCGCTGGACGTTCTGGCAGTATACCGGCACGGGCATCGTTCCGGGCATCCGCGGTGACACGGACATCAACGCCTTTGCGGGCTCGGCTGCGGATTGGGCGCGATGGTTGCAGGCGCGTCTGGTTCGCTAG
- a CDS encoding glycosyl transferase, whose product MTDPTLPPGLVADGPATARRAFVTLVSNAAYLPGAEALLRSLRLTGTSADLAVMHRGLDADAQARLSALGARLIRADLLPTSDAFDQAHARDALHARAAFLKGGKPDFHTPLDNFIKLRLWQLDYDACVFIDADAIVLRPVDKLFDFPEFCAAPNVYDGLDGFGRMNSGVFTARPDPATFAAMMARLDRPGAFWRRTDQTFLQEYFPDWQGLSIHHNLLQYVWTHMPQLWDWTQIRILHFQYEKPWQDHPKADSLRPLIDLWRQIAAGGPLPDLNALPGPPA is encoded by the coding sequence ATGACCGATCCCACGCTACCCCCCGGACTAGTCGCGGACGGACCTGCGACAGCACGCCGCGCCTTCGTCACCCTGGTCAGCAATGCCGCCTACCTGCCGGGCGCCGAGGCGCTCCTGCGTTCCCTCAGGCTGACCGGGACCTCCGCCGATCTGGCGGTGATGCACCGCGGCCTCGATGCGGATGCGCAGGCCCGCCTGTCGGCGCTTGGGGCCAGGCTGATCCGCGCCGACCTGCTGCCCACGTCGGACGCCTTCGACCAGGCCCACGCCCGCGACGCGCTGCATGCACGGGCCGCATTCCTCAAGGGCGGAAAGCCGGATTTCCATACCCCCTTGGACAATTTCATCAAGCTGCGGCTGTGGCAGCTGGACTACGACGCCTGCGTCTTCATCGACGCCGACGCGATCGTGCTGCGCCCGGTCGACAAGCTGTTCGATTTTCCGGAATTCTGCGCCGCGCCCAACGTCTATGACGGGCTGGACGGGTTCGGCCGGATGAATTCGGGCGTCTTCACCGCACGCCCCGATCCCGCGACCTTCGCCGCGATGATGGCCCGTCTGGACCGGCCGGGCGCCTTCTGGCGGCGCACGGACCAGACCTTCCTGCAGGAGTACTTTCCCGACTGGCAGGGGCTGTCGATCCACCATAACCTGCTGCAATACGTCTGGACGCACATGCCGCAGCTTTGGGACTGGACCCAGATCCGCATCCTGCATTTCCAGTACGAAAAGCCTTGGCAGGATCACCCCAAGGCCGACAGTCTGCGCCCGCTGATCGACCTCTGGCGCCAGATCGCGGCAGGCGGACCCCTGCCCGACCTGAACGCCCTGCCCGGCCCGCCCGCCTGA
- a CDS encoding tripartite tricarboxylate transporter TctB family protein, producing the protein MSHNHEPEKAARNHKPAIIAIIVALVVAALVFFVFTPGVDEQEDGIATTAPPADTPISDAEGLGEDVGEPTTPGADTPADATTAPTGTADRPAGDDAPAPAN; encoded by the coding sequence ATGTCCCACAACCACGAGCCGGAAAAAGCCGCGCGCAACCACAAGCCCGCGATCATCGCCATCATCGTCGCGCTGGTCGTGGCGGCACTGGTGTTCTTCGTCTTCACGCCTGGCGTGGACGAACAGGAAGACGGCATCGCCACGACCGCCCCGCCCGCCGACACGCCGATCAGCGATGCCGAGGGTCTGGGCGAAGATGTCGGCGAACCCACCACGCCCGGCGCGGATACCCCGGCCGACGCCACGACCGCCCCCACCGGCACCGCCGACCGGCCCGCAGGCGACGACGCCCCTGCCCCCGCGAACTGA
- a CDS encoding CPBP family intramembrane glutamic endopeptidase yields the protein MVAGASGSLAPRRWLQVEFAALYVGAPLAIALFLPPDQLFTALAVFSLAGMALLWITGGFRWRVLVRGWRRMPWQELAGIALATLAAGWLILAWMRPEALFSIPRNRPEFLLVIWTFYPILSALPQELIFRPLFFHRYGAILPQGRAAIALNAAIFSFAHLMYWSWIVAIMTFVGGWFFARAYLRHGFPAAWALHAVAGNVLFAVGMGVYFYSGNVVRPF from the coding sequence ATGGTTGCAGGCGCGTCTGGTTCGCTAGCCCCGCGGCGCTGGCTGCAGGTCGAGTTCGCGGCGCTCTATGTCGGGGCGCCGCTGGCCATCGCACTGTTCCTGCCGCCCGATCAGCTGTTCACCGCGCTGGCGGTGTTCAGCTTGGCCGGGATGGCGCTGCTGTGGATCACCGGCGGGTTCCGCTGGCGCGTTCTGGTGCGGGGCTGGCGGCGGATGCCCTGGCAGGAGCTGGCGGGCATCGCGCTGGCGACGCTGGCGGCGGGCTGGCTGATCCTGGCCTGGATGCGCCCCGAGGCGCTGTTCTCGATCCCCCGCAACCGGCCCGAATTCCTGCTGGTCATCTGGACCTTCTATCCGATCCTGTCGGCGCTGCCGCAGGAGCTGATCTTCCGCCCGCTGTTCTTTCACCGCTACGGCGCGATCCTGCCCCAGGGGCGGGCGGCCATCGCGCTGAACGCGGCCATCTTTTCGTTCGCGCATCTGATGTACTGGTCCTGGATCGTGGCGATCATGACCTTCGTGGGCGGCTGGTTCTTTGCCCGCGCCTATCTGCGGCACGGCTTTCCGGCGGCCTGGGCGCTGCACGCGGTGGCCGGGAACGTGCTGTTCGCCGTCGGCATGGGCGTCTATTTCTACAGCGGCAACGTGGTGCGGCCGTTCTGA